The following coding sequences lie in one Vicugna pacos chromosome 5, VicPac4, whole genome shotgun sequence genomic window:
- the LOC140696492 gene encoding small cysteine and glycine repeat-containing protein 6-like, which translates to MGCCGCGGCGGGCGCGGCGGGCGGCDSCTSYRCSRGGSCCGCCGGCCGCCCNTPVVCCYRRTCRRHSCDCGCGCGKGCCQQKCCCQQRCCKRQCCH; encoded by the coding sequence ATGGGCTGCTGTGGTTGTGGTGGCTGCGGTGGCGGCTGCGGCTGCGGTGGCTGCGGCGGTGGCTGTGGCGGCTGTGACAGCTGCACCTCGTACAGGTGCTCCCGGGGCGGCTCCTGCTGCGGCTGCTGTGGGGGCTGCTGCGGCTGCTGCTGCAACACCCCCGTGGTCTGCTGCTACCGCCGCACCTGCCGCCGCCACTCGTGTGactgcggctgcggctgcgggaAGGGCTGCTGTCAGCAGAAGTGCTGCTGTCAGCAGAGGTGCTGCAAGAGGCAGTGCTGCCACTAG